Proteins from a single region of Oncorhynchus keta strain PuntledgeMale-10-30-2019 chromosome 20, Oket_V2, whole genome shotgun sequence:
- the LOC118399322 gene encoding uncharacterized protein LOC118399322 isoform X2, which produces MKMHGIDRDRHVIHLHCLWIVGCVASSSLPSGPLSISSPVGSQAILPCKWKSQLDVPVCHVLWQTPDAPVFEQNGEQRWQASEFEGRLEVPGEKLWEGDCSLILRDVQFGDVGLYESFMVVNGTRRKRRVFIQSVHLSVYDHKSKLLMGMGEDLVLTLHTPQAMRVVFQGRNSTEWKVLWMRGDGKVNGGRLEEAEGVVVLRGLRMDNSGTYKVLDSHGLSVSTVKLTVEVAKTQKMIHIQDKPVGKSTVYRSSSLLIVFVLLISPLIQHLL; this is translated from the exons ATGAAAATGCATGGCATAGACCGAGACCG ACATGTTATACATCTTCATTGTCTGTGGATTGTGGGCTGTGTTG cctcctcctccctgccctctggccctctctccatctcttcccctgtTGGAAGCCAAGCCATCCTTCCTTGCAAATGGAAGTCCCAGCTAGACGTCCCAGTTTGCCACGTCCTATGGCAGACACCCGATGCGCCCGTGTTTGAGCAAAACGGGGAGCAACGGTGGCAGGCCAGCGAGTTTGAGGGGCGGCTGGAGGTACCTGGGGAAAAGCTTTGGGAGGGCGACTGCTCTCTGATCTTGCGCGACGTGCAGTTTGGGGATGTGGGGCTTTACGAGAGCTTCATGGTGGTCAACGGGACAAGGAGGAAAAGGCGGGTGTTCATCCAGAGTGTTCACCTCTCAGTCTATG ACCATAAGTCCAAGCTGTTAATGGGCATGGGTGAAGACCTGGTCCTGACGCTCCACACTCCCCAGGCCATGAGAGTGGTCTTCCAAGGGAGGAACAGCACAGAGTGGAAGGTCCTGTGGATGAGGGGTGACGGGAAGGTCAACGGGGGTCGTCTTGAGGAGGCTGAAGGGGTGGTGGTCCTCCGAGGGTTAAGGATGGACAACTCAGGGACTTATAAAGTGTTGGATTCCCATGGGCTTTCTGTGAGCACTGTGAAACTCACAGTGGAAG TTGCTAAAACTCAAAAGATGATCCACATCCAGGACAAACCTGTAG gTAAATCGACTGTTTACAGgtcctcctctctgctcatcgTTTTTGTCCTGCTGATCAGTCCTCTGATTCAACATCTCCTCTAA
- the LOC118399322 gene encoding uncharacterized protein LOC118399322 isoform X1, which translates to MKMHGIDRDRHVIHLHCLWIVGCVASSSLPSGPLSISSPVGSQAILPCKWKSQLDVPVCHVLWQTPDAPVFEQNGEQRWQASEFEGRLEVPGEKLWEGDCSLILRDVQFGDVGLYESFMVVNGTRRKRRVFIQSVHLSVYDHKSKLLMGMGEDLVLTLHTPQAMRVVFQGRNSTEWKVLWMRGDGKVNGGRLEEAEGVVVLRGLRMDNSGTYKVLDSHGLSVSTVKLTVEEVAKTQKMIHIQDKPVGKSTVYRSSSLLIVFVLLISPLIQHLL; encoded by the exons ATGAAAATGCATGGCATAGACCGAGACCG ACATGTTATACATCTTCATTGTCTGTGGATTGTGGGCTGTGTTG cctcctcctccctgccctctggccctctctccatctcttcccctgtTGGAAGCCAAGCCATCCTTCCTTGCAAATGGAAGTCCCAGCTAGACGTCCCAGTTTGCCACGTCCTATGGCAGACACCCGATGCGCCCGTGTTTGAGCAAAACGGGGAGCAACGGTGGCAGGCCAGCGAGTTTGAGGGGCGGCTGGAGGTACCTGGGGAAAAGCTTTGGGAGGGCGACTGCTCTCTGATCTTGCGCGACGTGCAGTTTGGGGATGTGGGGCTTTACGAGAGCTTCATGGTGGTCAACGGGACAAGGAGGAAAAGGCGGGTGTTCATCCAGAGTGTTCACCTCTCAGTCTATG ACCATAAGTCCAAGCTGTTAATGGGCATGGGTGAAGACCTGGTCCTGACGCTCCACACTCCCCAGGCCATGAGAGTGGTCTTCCAAGGGAGGAACAGCACAGAGTGGAAGGTCCTGTGGATGAGGGGTGACGGGAAGGTCAACGGGGGTCGTCTTGAGGAGGCTGAAGGGGTGGTGGTCCTCCGAGGGTTAAGGATGGACAACTCAGGGACTTATAAAGTGTTGGATTCCCATGGGCTTTCTGTGAGCACTGTGAAACTCACAGTGGAAG AAGTTGCTAAAACTCAAAAGATGATCCACATCCAGGACAAACCTGTAG gTAAATCGACTGTTTACAGgtcctcctctctgctcatcgTTTTTGTCCTGCTGATCAGTCCTCTGATTCAACATCTCCTCTAA
- the LOC118399323 gene encoding uncharacterized protein LOC118399323 isoform X3, whose amino-acid sequence MNIMPSSQVKYHTIMGKCVYLLIFFYVPGLHFLSASAVVHLVQAGQNASLSCNLTNSREIIWFQMRSEELVTLITVTWNSHFLNTAEVIKEDTDHFDTKENNSLEIIVVTEADLGLYYCAGRYNGKVRFGKGIRLTFTETWLAWDMLSESVQPTGFSVLHADKNKHLSGKKKGGGVCFMINDS is encoded by the exons ATGAATATAATGCCATCTTCACAGGTGAAATATCATACGATTATGGGGAAATGTGTCTACCTGCTCATTTTCTTTT ATGTTCCTGGACTACACTTTCTGTCCGCATCAGCTGTGGTCCATTTGGTTCAGGCTGGACAAAATGCTTCCCTGTCGTGCAACCTCACAAACAGCAGAGAAATAATCTGGTTCCAAATGCGCTCAGAGGAACTTGTCACCCTTATAACTGTTACCTGGAATTCACATTTTCTAAATACTGCAGAAGTTATTAAAGAAGACACAGATCACTTTGACACAAAGGAAAACAACAGTTTGGAGATCATTGTGGTGACAGAAGCAGATTTGGGATTGTACTACTGTGCTGGTCGCTACAATGGGAAAGTGCGATTTGGAAAAGGCATTCGTCTGACTTTTACAG aaacatggctagCTTGGGATATGctgtcggagtcggtacagccaacGGGATTTTCAGTGCTTCACGCCGACAAgaataaacatctctccggtaagaagaagggcgggggtgtatgtttcatgattaacgactcgtAG
- the LOC118399323 gene encoding uncharacterized protein LOC118399323 isoform X1, giving the protein MNIMPSSQVKYHTIMGKCVYLLIFFYVPGLHFLSASAVVHLVQAGQNASLSCNLTNSREIIWFQMRSEELVTLITVTWNSHFLNTAEVIKEDTDHFDTKENNSLEIIVVTEADLGLYYCAGRYNGKVRFGKGIRLTFTDAEVAERELVSCWTLLACVAPVSVLFSALCLFGLCFRSGKTTCLCNTCVNRNSSLKEVDLQYASLKHIGNARPADQRVPGLGQGDVTYATVAQCVHTGT; this is encoded by the exons ATGAATATAATGCCATCTTCACAGGTGAAATATCATACGATTATGGGGAAATGTGTCTACCTGCTCATTTTCTTTT ATGTTCCTGGACTACACTTTCTGTCCGCATCAGCTGTGGTCCATTTGGTTCAGGCTGGACAAAATGCTTCCCTGTCGTGCAACCTCACAAACAGCAGAGAAATAATCTGGTTCCAAATGCGCTCAGAGGAACTTGTCACCCTTATAACTGTTACCTGGAATTCACATTTTCTAAATACTGCAGAAGTTATTAAAGAAGACACAGATCACTTTGACACAAAGGAAAACAACAGTTTGGAGATCATTGTGGTGACAGAAGCAGATTTGGGATTGTACTACTGTGCTGGTCGCTACAATGGGAAAGTGCGATTTGGAAAAGGCATTCGTCTGACTTTTACAG ACGCAGAGGTGGCAGAGAGGGAATTGGTGTCGTGTTGGACTCTCCTGGCCTGTGTTGCCCCAGTCTCAGTCTTGTTCAGCGCCCTCTGTCTCTTTGGACTCTGTTTCCGGTCAG GTAAAACAACATGTTTGTGCAACACCTGTGTGAACCGGAATTCAAGTCTCAAG GAAGTGGATCTGCAATATGCCAGTCTGAAGCACATTGGTAATGCCCGCCCCGCTGATCAGCGAGTGCCAGGATTGGGCCAGGGGGATGTCACCTATGCAACAGTGGCCCAATGTGTTCACACAGGCACATGA
- the LOC118399323 gene encoding uncharacterized protein LOC118399323 isoform X2, with translation MGKCVYLLIFFYVPGLHFLSASAVVHLVQAGQNASLSCNLTNSREIIWFQMRSEELVTLITVTWNSHFLNTAEVIKEDTDHFDTKENNSLEIIVVTEADLGLYYCAGRYNGKVRFGKGIRLTFTDAEVAERELVSCWTLLACVAPVSVLFSALCLFGLCFRSGKTTCLCNTCVNRNSSLKEVDLQYASLKHIGNARPADQRVPGLGQGDVTYATVAQCVHTGT, from the exons ATGGGGAAATGTGTCTACCTGCTCATTTTCTTTT ATGTTCCTGGACTACACTTTCTGTCCGCATCAGCTGTGGTCCATTTGGTTCAGGCTGGACAAAATGCTTCCCTGTCGTGCAACCTCACAAACAGCAGAGAAATAATCTGGTTCCAAATGCGCTCAGAGGAACTTGTCACCCTTATAACTGTTACCTGGAATTCACATTTTCTAAATACTGCAGAAGTTATTAAAGAAGACACAGATCACTTTGACACAAAGGAAAACAACAGTTTGGAGATCATTGTGGTGACAGAAGCAGATTTGGGATTGTACTACTGTGCTGGTCGCTACAATGGGAAAGTGCGATTTGGAAAAGGCATTCGTCTGACTTTTACAG ACGCAGAGGTGGCAGAGAGGGAATTGGTGTCGTGTTGGACTCTCCTGGCCTGTGTTGCCCCAGTCTCAGTCTTGTTCAGCGCCCTCTGTCTCTTTGGACTCTGTTTCCGGTCAG GTAAAACAACATGTTTGTGCAACACCTGTGTGAACCGGAATTCAAGTCTCAAG GAAGTGGATCTGCAATATGCCAGTCTGAAGCACATTGGTAATGCCCGCCCCGCTGATCAGCGAGTGCCAGGATTGGGCCAGGGGGATGTCACCTATGCAACAGTGGCCCAATGTGTTCACACAGGCACATGA